The following proteins come from a genomic window of Polyangiaceae bacterium:
- a CDS encoding NAD-dependent epimerase/dehydratase family protein — protein sequence MGRVLIAGAGYVGIELGRSLAAAGMQVVALRRRAELVPAPLRAVAADLSDPASLRALEGPFDAIAYTASADSSSDDDYVKAYITGLENLLSAVAAPRVVFTSSTAVYAQTDGGWVDESSPAESSHFTGKRLREAEALVLERATEGVVLRLGGIYGPGRQSLLGLVREGRASVADGPPEYTNRFHRDDCAGALAHLLTLDNPKSLYLGVDDDPVDRRTMIEWLAQELGAPPPQVKPAGQAQGGRRSLSNKRCRNALLKASGYRLLHPSFRDGYRALLTAP from the coding sequence ATGGGCCGCGTGCTGATTGCGGGAGCGGGATACGTCGGAATCGAGCTGGGCCGGTCGCTGGCCGCGGCGGGCATGCAGGTGGTCGCCCTCCGGCGCCGCGCCGAGCTGGTGCCGGCTCCGCTCAGGGCGGTGGCGGCGGATCTGAGCGACCCAGCGAGCCTGAGAGCGCTGGAAGGGCCCTTCGACGCCATCGCCTACACTGCCTCGGCGGACAGCTCGAGCGACGACGACTACGTGAAGGCGTACATCACCGGCCTCGAGAATCTGCTGTCCGCGGTCGCGGCGCCCCGAGTGGTGTTCACGTCCAGCACCGCCGTGTACGCCCAGACGGATGGCGGCTGGGTGGACGAGAGCTCGCCCGCCGAGTCGTCCCACTTCACCGGCAAGCGCCTGCGTGAGGCCGAGGCGCTGGTTCTCGAGCGCGCCACCGAGGGCGTCGTGCTCCGCCTCGGCGGCATCTACGGACCTGGACGCCAGAGCCTGCTCGGCCTGGTGCGCGAGGGTCGCGCCTCGGTGGCGGACGGCCCGCCGGAGTACACCAATCGGTTTCATCGCGACGACTGCGCCGGCGCCCTGGCGCACTTGCTCACGCTGGACAATCCAAAGTCGCTCTATCTCGGCGTGGACGACGACCCGGTAGATCGCCGCACCATGATCGAGTGGTTGGCCCAGGAGCTCGGCGCGCCGCCGCCGCAGGTGAAGCCCGCGGGACAGGCTCAGGGCGGGCGACGGAGCCTCAGCAACAAGCGCTGTCGGAACGCTCTGCTCAAGGCAAGCGGCTATCGCCTCCTGCATCCGTCCTTTCGCGATGGCTATCGCGCGCTGCTCACAGCGCCTTGA
- a CDS encoding acyltransferase family protein, whose product MSALVLPEVEERLARLELPFNRDGLDPYGVSREHLGRIFSALYPFYRHYFRCTVHGAEHIPARGRAMLVGNHSGGYAIDGAMVIASCFFELDPPRLAQGMVEKFLMRMPFVAQWTSMAGQVTGLPEHAVRLLEDERLLMVFPEGARGTAKLYTERYSLVRFGTGFMRLALETRTPIVPVAFLGGGEAVPTVTNLERIGRLLNVPYVPVTPYLLPVPLPVHVELHYGEPMMLEGTGNEDDTEILQKVNDVKQRISDLIDRGRRSYEPT is encoded by the coding sequence TTGTCTGCCCTCGTCCTTCCGGAAGTCGAAGAGCGCCTCGCTCGCCTGGAGCTCCCGTTCAATCGGGATGGTCTCGATCCCTATGGCGTTTCGCGAGAGCATCTCGGTCGCATCTTTTCCGCGCTGTACCCCTTCTACCGTCATTACTTCCGCTGCACCGTGCACGGGGCGGAGCACATTCCGGCGCGGGGTCGCGCCATGCTCGTCGGCAATCACTCTGGTGGCTATGCCATCGACGGCGCCATGGTGATCGCGTCGTGCTTCTTCGAGCTCGATCCCCCGCGCCTCGCTCAGGGCATGGTGGAGAAGTTCTTGATGCGCATGCCCTTCGTGGCGCAGTGGACCAGCATGGCGGGGCAGGTCACGGGCTTGCCGGAGCACGCAGTTCGGCTGCTCGAAGACGAACGCTTGCTGATGGTGTTTCCCGAAGGCGCGCGGGGCACCGCGAAGCTCTATACGGAGCGCTACTCCTTGGTGCGCTTCGGGACGGGCTTCATGCGGCTGGCGCTGGAGACCCGAACGCCCATCGTTCCCGTCGCCTTCTTGGGCGGCGGAGAGGCCGTGCCCACGGTGACGAATCTGGAGCGCATCGGGCGCCTCCTGAACGTGCCCTACGTCCCCGTTACGCCATACCTGCTTCCGGTGCCGCTGCCCGTTCACGTGGAGCTCCACTACGGCGAGCCCATGATGCTGGAGGGCACCGGCAACGAGGACGACACCGAGATCCTGCAAAAGGTGAACGACGTGAAACAGCGCATCAGCGACCTCATCGATCGCGGGCGCAGGAGCTACGAGCCGACATGA
- a CDS encoding SDR family oxidoreductase, whose product MKVLVTGISGKIGRLVAGRLLAAHHQVVGIDRRPWLDAPDGVIVTETDIRKRAAEDVFRTERPDAVIHMATVTHLTAHSEDRYRINLGGTKAVFDFCHRYGVKQAIFVGRHTYYGAASDSPLYHTEDEPPLALETFPELADLVAADLFAGTALWRYPEIDTSVLRIVYTLGASRSGTLAAFLHGPRVPMILGYDPLFQFMHEDDVARAIVTALSARLRGVYNVAGPQPLPLSLLVREAGHSPVLVPEPVFRLVIGRFGLPRLPPGALAHIKYPVVIDGKSFRAATSFEHAYDEYATIREFADKIRAS is encoded by the coding sequence ATGAAGGTTCTGGTCACCGGCATTTCCGGCAAGATCGGGCGTCTGGTCGCTGGGCGGCTCTTGGCCGCGCATCACCAGGTGGTGGGCATCGACCGGCGGCCGTGGCTCGACGCGCCAGACGGCGTGATCGTGACGGAGACGGACATTCGCAAGCGCGCCGCGGAAGACGTATTCCGCACGGAGCGGCCGGACGCGGTGATCCACATGGCCACCGTCACGCACCTCACCGCTCACAGCGAGGATCGCTATCGCATCAACCTGGGTGGCACCAAGGCGGTGTTCGACTTCTGTCACCGCTACGGCGTGAAGCAGGCCATCTTCGTGGGGCGTCACACGTACTACGGCGCCGCGTCGGACTCGCCCCTGTATCACACCGAAGACGAGCCTCCGCTGGCGTTGGAGACGTTTCCCGAGCTGGCGGATCTGGTCGCCGCCGATCTGTTCGCGGGCACCGCGCTGTGGCGCTATCCCGAGATCGACACCTCTGTGCTGCGCATCGTCTACACCCTGGGTGCTTCGCGCTCCGGGACCTTGGCGGCGTTCCTGCACGGGCCACGGGTGCCCATGATCTTGGGCTACGACCCACTGTTCCAGTTCATGCACGAGGACGACGTGGCGCGGGCCATCGTCACGGCGCTGTCGGCGCGCCTGCGTGGCGTGTACAACGTGGCCGGGCCGCAGCCGCTCCCCCTCTCGCTGCTCGTTCGCGAGGCGGGGCACTCGCCGGTGCTGGTGCCGGAGCCGGTGTTTCGCCTCGTGATAGGCCGCTTCGGGCTACCGCGACTGCCGCCGGGGGCGCTGGCGCACATCAAGTATCCCGTCGTGATCGACGGCAAGAGCTTCCGCGCGGCGACGTCCTTCGAGCACGCCTACGACGAGTACGCGACCATTCGCGAGTTCGCGGACAAGATTCGCGCGAGCTGA
- a CDS encoding GMC family oxidoreductase yields the protein MILKYVDYEGQSEFQADVVVVGTGAGGAVVGTELAEAGKNVMFVEEGSWIPTDSFNPYTGESIPRLYRDAAATIIMGNPPIPYVEGRAVGGSTVINGGMAYRTPDRVLAEWQKESGADLSVGAMEPLFERVEERVSAKYQSDESIGEDSRIMTDGAKKMGWRYTVNRRNQAACVGANNCALGCPTGAKQSTLVSYMPRAMAAGAHCLTEVRVEKLLIEGGRAVGIVGQAVNPHTRKGDRKVVVRARAVVIACGAVQTPLLLLRHKLGRPSGQLGKNFLCHPNAKVLAVYPHEVQGWKGVSQNTQIREFHEDGILMAENFVAPGVLAAYLPFHGQGAWELMQRYNQMVLSGVLVEDSSSGRVSRGLFGMPYVRYDITPLDHRRFLRGVKLLAGMHFEMGAEKVMLPFFNQPVANGPDDLAKIDELQKNPSTLELFTPHLMGTARMGARPESSVVNLQGEVWDLPGCYVADASLFPTAIGVNPQITIMALATRVAERIELARMAA from the coding sequence ATGATCCTGAAGTACGTCGATTACGAGGGCCAGAGCGAGTTTCAGGCGGACGTCGTGGTGGTGGGCACCGGCGCGGGCGGCGCCGTGGTGGGCACCGAGCTGGCGGAGGCCGGCAAGAACGTGATGTTCGTGGAAGAGGGCAGCTGGATCCCGACGGACAGCTTCAATCCGTACACCGGTGAGAGCATTCCGCGGCTGTACCGCGACGCAGCGGCCACCATCATCATGGGCAATCCGCCCATCCCCTACGTGGAAGGGCGTGCCGTGGGCGGCAGCACGGTGATCAACGGCGGCATGGCGTACCGCACTCCGGATCGCGTGCTCGCGGAGTGGCAGAAGGAGTCCGGGGCGGACCTGAGCGTCGGCGCCATGGAACCCTTGTTCGAGCGCGTGGAAGAGCGTGTCAGCGCCAAGTACCAGTCGGACGAGAGCATCGGCGAGGACAGCCGCATCATGACGGACGGCGCCAAGAAGATGGGCTGGCGCTATACCGTCAATCGCAGAAACCAGGCGGCGTGCGTGGGCGCCAACAACTGTGCGCTGGGCTGCCCCACGGGCGCCAAGCAGTCCACCCTGGTGAGCTACATGCCGCGGGCGATGGCCGCCGGCGCCCACTGCCTCACCGAGGTGCGCGTGGAAAAGCTCTTGATCGAGGGCGGCCGCGCCGTGGGCATCGTCGGTCAGGCGGTCAATCCGCACACGCGCAAGGGCGACCGAAAGGTGGTGGTGCGCGCGCGCGCCGTCGTGATCGCCTGCGGCGCCGTGCAGACGCCGCTCTTGCTGCTGCGCCACAAGCTCGGGCGTCCGAGCGGCCAGCTCGGCAAGAACTTCCTGTGCCACCCCAACGCCAAGGTGCTGGCCGTCTACCCCCACGAGGTGCAGGGCTGGAAGGGCGTGAGCCAGAACACGCAGATCCGCGAGTTTCACGAGGACGGCATCCTGATGGCGGAGAACTTCGTCGCCCCTGGGGTGCTGGCGGCCTACCTGCCGTTCCACGGTCAGGGCGCTTGGGAGCTGATGCAGCGCTACAACCAGATGGTCCTCTCCGGCGTGCTGGTGGAGGACTCGAGCTCCGGCCGCGTGAGCCGCGGTCTCTTCGGCATGCCCTACGTGCGCTACGACATCACGCCCCTGGATCACCGCCGCTTCCTCCGTGGCGTGAAGCTCCTCGCAGGCATGCACTTCGAGATGGGCGCAGAGAAGGTGATGCTGCCGTTCTTCAATCAGCCGGTGGCCAACGGTCCGGACGACCTCGCCAAGATCGACGAGCTGCAGAAGAACCCCAGCACGCTGGAGCTGTTCACGCCGCACCTCATGGGCACCGCCCGCATGGGCGCCCGTCCGGAGAGCTCCGTCGTGAACCTGCAGGGCGAGGTGTGGGACCTGCCGGGCTGCTACGTCGCGGACGCCAGCTTGTTCCCGACGGCCATCGGCGTGAACCCGCAGATCACGATCATGGCGCTGGCCACCCGCGTGGCAGAGCGCATCGAGCTCGCGCGCATGGCGGCGTAG
- a CDS encoding FadR family transcriptional regulator: MDDAPQVSNIAVTIFKELRRQILRGELAPGERLPGERELATTYNTNRNTLREAVRRLEQSRLVTVRHGQGVTIADFRKTGTMELLPAYLEAAPDLGEVAHLLQDILPARLLVLEFATQLAIHRSTKEDVERLRDITDLLIAAFERGDPKVVGHGFQRWLDALIDSSHSVSIRWIANPFLEAYRDIIDRFPALWVLEPSFPKHLKDFIVALESGDEEAAIQVTRDYYHRVDGAFMKALEAVLAHRSAEDARLEAAAENAEKPKPKKPDKP, from the coding sequence ATGGACGACGCGCCGCAGGTTTCCAACATCGCAGTCACCATCTTCAAGGAGCTGCGTCGGCAGATCTTGAGGGGGGAGCTCGCTCCAGGTGAGCGGCTACCGGGGGAGCGCGAGCTGGCGACGACCTACAACACGAATCGCAACACGCTCCGCGAGGCCGTGCGTCGCTTGGAGCAATCACGGCTGGTCACGGTACGCCACGGACAAGGCGTGACCATCGCGGACTTCCGCAAGACGGGCACGATGGAGCTCTTGCCCGCGTACCTGGAAGCGGCGCCGGATCTGGGAGAGGTCGCGCATCTGCTGCAAGACATCCTGCCGGCACGCTTGCTGGTGCTGGAGTTCGCCACGCAGCTGGCCATCCACCGCTCCACGAAAGAAGACGTGGAGCGCCTGCGCGACATCACGGATTTGTTGATCGCCGCCTTCGAGCGCGGAGATCCGAAGGTGGTCGGCCATGGCTTCCAGCGCTGGTTGGACGCGCTGATCGACTCCAGCCACTCCGTGAGCATTCGCTGGATCGCCAATCCGTTCCTGGAAGCCTATCGCGACATCATCGATCGCTTCCCTGCCCTGTGGGTGCTGGAGCCGAGCTTCCCCAAGCACCTGAAGGACTTCATCGTCGCGCTCGAGAGCGGCGACGAGGAAGCCGCGATCCAGGTGACGCGTGACTACTACCACCGCGTGGACGGCGCCTTCATGAAGGCGCTGGAAGCGGTGCTCGCCCACCGCAGCGCCGAGGACGCCCGCCTCGAAGCTGCGGCAGAAAACGCCGAAAAACCGAAACCCAAGAAACCGGACAAGCCATGA
- a CDS encoding tryptophan 2,3-dioxygenase, with amino-acid sequence MSATGPTYWDYLGLDKLLALQGGLDGDDQALMPDELHFIVVHQAFELWFKLSVRELREARDHLASPKVPEEKVPHVVHHLRRVSEILRLAVDQFRVMETLTPQDFLAFRDKLIPASGFQSFQLRELEILLGLEDGDRLKYGGEDPLDHIKKLAADSPAGELAWKHISQARQEQSLKSALGEWLYRTPVHGSSPGDTGDDDVVLEFVGGYHAALKASNEGKAERMAEALGKTPEPLRKRLAEAELAAEQFLFAYDVPEADRARQRRIRAGVLFIESYRELPLLAWPRLLIDTIVELEEQLVIFRQRHARMVERIIGRRVGTGGSSGVDYLDQTARYRIFHELWTVRTILLEKARLPELTHADAYGFAK; translated from the coding sequence ATGTCAGCCACGGGACCGACGTACTGGGACTATCTGGGCCTCGACAAGCTGCTCGCACTGCAGGGCGGCTTGGATGGCGACGACCAGGCGCTGATGCCCGACGAGCTGCACTTCATCGTGGTGCACCAAGCCTTCGAGCTGTGGTTCAAGCTCAGCGTTCGCGAGCTGCGCGAAGCGCGGGATCACCTGGCGTCACCCAAGGTCCCGGAAGAGAAGGTGCCTCACGTGGTGCACCACCTGCGCCGGGTAAGTGAGATCCTACGCTTGGCGGTGGACCAGTTCCGCGTGATGGAAACCCTCACGCCCCAGGACTTCCTCGCCTTCCGCGACAAGCTCATCCCCGCCAGTGGCTTCCAGTCGTTCCAGCTCCGAGAGCTCGAGATCCTGCTGGGCCTCGAAGACGGCGACCGGCTCAAGTACGGCGGCGAGGATCCCCTCGATCACATCAAGAAGCTGGCAGCGGACTCTCCCGCCGGCGAGCTCGCCTGGAAGCACATCTCCCAAGCGCGCCAGGAGCAGAGCCTGAAGTCCGCGCTGGGAGAATGGCTGTATCGCACGCCCGTGCACGGCTCGAGCCCCGGAGACACGGGGGACGACGACGTGGTGCTCGAGTTCGTGGGCGGCTACCACGCCGCGCTCAAGGCCAGCAACGAAGGCAAAGCGGAGCGCATGGCGGAAGCCTTGGGCAAGACTCCCGAGCCGCTGCGGAAGCGTCTGGCCGAGGCGGAGCTCGCCGCCGAGCAGTTTCTCTTCGCCTACGACGTACCCGAAGCGGACCGCGCACGGCAGCGCCGCATCCGCGCCGGCGTGCTGTTCATCGAGTCGTATCGCGAGCTACCGCTGCTCGCCTGGCCGCGCTTGCTCATCGACACCATCGTGGAGCTCGAAGAGCAGCTCGTGATCTTCCGCCAGCGCCACGCGCGCATGGTGGAGCGCATCATCGGCCGGCGCGTGGGCACCGGCGGCTCGAGCGGCGTGGACTACCTCGACCAGACGGCGCGCTACCGGATCTTCCACGAGCTGTGGACGGTGCGCACGATCCTGCTCGAGAAAGCGCGCCTCCCCGAGCTCACCCACGCCGACGCCTACGGCTTCGCGAAGTAG
- a CDS encoding choice-of-anchor L domain-containing protein produces the protein MKLMTEGWTAARISALGIVSAAIVGLAPTGCGGSDSSTNTGGTGNTGNVGNFGGTGNTGNFGGTGNTGNTGGGGTGNTGGGTSCGNLTDCGGGVCADTNNDPANCGACGNACQQGEFCSQGACGSSCGGGTIACNAKCVDAQIDPSNCGSCGNVCGQGEVCSLGQCGVLCSGGSTKCGAACVDTQSDPANCGACGTACNAGDVCVSGACVGTCPSGTTQCGNQCVDISGDKNNCGSCGNACPNGQDCLNGTCGTCDSSTTDCDNDGWKAADGDCCDKPGLCGANPALVNPGAYEVVGNGIDDNCNGKIDLFDKEDALSCDTGLTSNSTTGADYAKALGICRSTQEAPANLKDKTWGLIEAELLRADGTPLGDQRAKSIRDKFGNSITPIEGNNMVVLSSGIAADNSQTNPGPNGGAPGGGNVSTSHTPSSSVSLSTCTSPKCLKDWYSAANGTLKAANQFPSAPGCGTPAGGNANDSVMLRVRLRAPTNARAFSFNSYFFSAEYPEFVCTSYNDQFVAIVDTPTGTPSPLPNPVDKNLMTYLDLTTQKKWPIGINVAGGTNLFAVCDPAVSQSGSSCYDSSVAAASCSLGIGDLAGTGFEKSGSCVVGGGTFWLTTAGNVIPGQVVELRISIFDVSDSAYDSLALLDGFKWLTNATLPGTG, from the coding sequence ATGAAACTTATGACAGAGGGGTGGACGGCTGCGCGCATCTCCGCACTGGGAATCGTCAGTGCGGCGATTGTGGGCTTGGCACCGACGGGCTGCGGCGGAAGCGACAGCAGCACGAACACCGGCGGCACCGGCAACACCGGTAACGTTGGTAACTTCGGTGGCACCGGCAACACCGGCAACTTCGGTGGCACCGGTAACACCGGCAATACGGGCGGCGGCGGCACCGGCAACACCGGTGGCGGCACCTCATGCGGCAATCTGACGGATTGCGGCGGCGGCGTCTGCGCCGACACCAACAACGACCCTGCGAACTGCGGCGCCTGTGGCAACGCCTGCCAGCAGGGCGAGTTCTGCTCGCAGGGCGCCTGCGGCTCGAGCTGCGGTGGCGGCACGATTGCCTGCAACGCCAAGTGCGTGGACGCCCAGATCGATCCCTCGAACTGCGGATCCTGCGGCAACGTCTGCGGACAGGGCGAGGTGTGCTCTCTCGGCCAGTGCGGCGTGCTCTGCTCTGGCGGCAGCACCAAGTGCGGCGCTGCCTGCGTCGACACCCAGTCGGATCCCGCCAACTGCGGCGCCTGCGGCACGGCGTGCAACGCCGGTGACGTCTGCGTGAGCGGCGCCTGCGTGGGCACCTGCCCCAGCGGCACCACCCAGTGCGGCAACCAGTGCGTGGACATCTCGGGTGACAAGAACAACTGCGGTTCTTGCGGCAACGCCTGCCCCAACGGCCAGGACTGCCTGAACGGCACCTGCGGCACCTGCGACAGCAGCACCACGGACTGCGACAACGACGGCTGGAAGGCCGCCGATGGCGACTGCTGCGACAAGCCCGGCCTGTGCGGCGCGAACCCCGCGCTGGTGAACCCCGGCGCCTACGAGGTGGTCGGTAACGGCATCGACGACAACTGCAACGGCAAGATCGACCTCTTCGACAAGGAAGACGCTCTGTCGTGCGACACCGGGCTGACCAGCAACTCCACCACCGGTGCGGACTACGCCAAGGCGCTCGGCATTTGCCGCTCCACGCAGGAAGCCCCGGCCAACCTCAAGGACAAGACCTGGGGCTTGATCGAGGCGGAGCTGCTCCGGGCCGACGGCACCCCCTTGGGTGACCAGCGCGCCAAGAGCATCCGCGACAAGTTCGGCAACAGCATCACGCCCATCGAGGGCAACAACATGGTCGTGCTGTCCAGCGGTATCGCCGCGGACAACTCCCAGACCAACCCCGGTCCCAACGGCGGCGCCCCCGGCGGCGGCAACGTTTCGACCAGCCACACGCCGAGCAGCAGCGTGAGCCTCAGCACCTGCACCAGCCCCAAGTGCCTCAAGGACTGGTACTCGGCGGCGAATGGTACCCTCAAGGCAGCGAATCAGTTCCCGTCTGCCCCAGGCTGCGGCACACCTGCAGGAGGCAACGCGAACGACAGCGTCATGCTGCGCGTTCGGCTGCGCGCGCCGACCAACGCCCGCGCGTTCAGCTTCAACAGCTACTTCTTCTCGGCGGAGTACCCGGAGTTCGTGTGCACGAGCTACAACGACCAGTTCGTGGCCATCGTGGACACGCCGACCGGCACCCCCTCGCCGCTGCCGAACCCCGTCGACAAGAACCTGATGACCTATCTGGATCTGACGACGCAGAAGAAGTGGCCCATCGGCATCAACGTCGCGGGAGGCACCAACCTCTTCGCGGTGTGCGATCCGGCCGTGTCCCAGTCCGGCAGCTCCTGCTACGACAGCTCCGTCGCGGCGGCCTCCTGCTCCCTGGGCATCGGCGACCTCGCTGGCACCGGCTTCGAGAAGTCCGGTTCCTGCGTGGTGGGCGGCGGCACGTTCTGGCTGACCACGGCCGGCAACGTGATCCCCGGCCAGGTGGTCGAGCTTCGCATCTCGATCTTCGACGTGTCGGACTCCGCGTACGACTCGCTGGCGCTGCTCGACGGCTTCAAGTGGCTCACCAACGCCACGCTGCCCGGAACGGGCTGA
- a CDS encoding flagellar biosynthesis anti-sigma factor FlgM codes for MRINAVKRAIASGEYRIDANAIARRMLRDVKVQ; via the coding sequence GTGCGCATCAACGCCGTGAAACGAGCGATCGCATCGGGCGAGTACCGCATCGACGCCAACGCGATCGCTCGCCGCATGCTGCGCGACGTCAAGGTCCAGTAG
- the fliA gene encoding RNA polymerase sigma factor FliA, which translates to MSSVTTLDEARLTRSMRPRAGIHAPVPFGEHDVIQAYTPLVRRIARRTARSVPASIAFEDILSAGWLGMAEALGRRQADMDDEHFEAYAARRVRGAILDFLRCLDPLSRSQRRARRQLTQLAGEIAAREGRLPTDEEMAKALGTTPQEYRALESELAQASLSLAQLTGDERAAMPSPEVEAAQAELTDTVAAAIRGLPERLQLVLSLYYQEELSLREIGEVLGVTESRVCQLHSAAVKKVRAELGVQVPGRAVA; encoded by the coding sequence ATGAGCTCCGTGACAACCTTGGATGAGGCCCGCCTGACCCGATCGATGCGCCCCCGAGCTGGGATCCATGCTCCGGTTCCCTTCGGCGAGCACGACGTCATCCAGGCCTACACACCTTTGGTTCGTCGCATTGCCCGACGCACGGCTCGCTCGGTCCCCGCCAGCATCGCCTTCGAGGACATCCTCTCCGCCGGTTGGCTCGGGATGGCGGAAGCCCTCGGTCGCCGCCAAGCGGACATGGACGACGAGCACTTCGAGGCCTACGCCGCCCGCCGGGTCCGGGGCGCCATCTTGGATTTTCTCCGCTGCCTCGATCCGCTCTCCCGCTCCCAGCGTCGAGCGCGCCGCCAGCTGACCCAGCTCGCTGGGGAGATTGCAGCACGTGAAGGGCGCCTCCCAACGGACGAGGAGATGGCCAAGGCCCTCGGCACCACCCCGCAGGAGTACCGCGCCCTCGAGAGCGAGCTGGCTCAGGCCAGCCTGTCCTTGGCTCAGCTCACGGGTGACGAGCGCGCCGCGATGCCTTCCCCGGAGGTGGAAGCCGCCCAGGCCGAGCTCACGGACACCGTGGCGGCGGCGATCCGCGGCCTTCCGGAGCGGCTGCAGCTGGTGCTGTCGCTCTACTACCAAGAGGAGCTCAGCCTGCGGGAGATCGGCGAGGTGCTCGGCGTGACGGAGTCCCGCGTGTGTCAGCTGCACTCCGCTGCGGTGAAGAAGGTCCGCGCGGAGCTCGGCGTCCAGGTGCCGGGCCGCGCCGTCGCCTAA
- a CDS encoding OsmC family protein, with translation MKQPVVFPGAEGSELSGTLELPEQRPRAFALFAHCFSEQAFGETAARISRALAQKGIATLRFDCTGDDFALRLAQLRAAATFMADTGRAPSLLLGHGVGGTAVLTVARELVGVRGVATLNAPYSVGDAAPPNVRDLGRALLVLHAPTNQSVGIDNARRIFEAAKHSKSFIALDGADHLLSRREDGLYAAEVIAAWASRYVAELGDRPERPGETAQGTVVVEETRESRYAQAVSLGRHVLTSDEPEAAGGADLGPSPYDLLLAALGSCTSMTLRMYAEHKGLPLESVRVTLNHAKVHAKDCRDCESKTGKIDRITRTIEVTGELTDAQRQRLLEIADRCPVHRTLHSEVKIDSRLAQ, from the coding sequence ATGAAACAGCCCGTCGTGTTCCCGGGCGCGGAGGGTTCGGAGCTCTCCGGTACCCTCGAGCTGCCGGAGCAGCGGCCGCGGGCCTTCGCGCTCTTCGCGCACTGCTTCTCGGAGCAGGCCTTTGGCGAGACCGCCGCACGCATCAGCCGCGCGCTGGCGCAGAAGGGCATTGCCACGCTTCGATTCGACTGCACGGGGGACGACTTCGCTCTGAGGCTCGCGCAGCTGCGCGCCGCGGCGACGTTCATGGCGGACACGGGCCGCGCCCCGAGCCTGCTCTTGGGCCACGGCGTGGGTGGCACCGCGGTGCTCACGGTGGCCCGGGAGCTGGTCGGCGTTCGGGGCGTCGCCACGCTGAACGCACCGTACTCCGTAGGGGATGCGGCGCCGCCGAACGTCCGCGACCTGGGCCGCGCGCTGTTGGTGCTGCACGCGCCCACGAACCAGTCCGTTGGCATCGACAACGCGCGGCGCATCTTCGAAGCCGCCAAGCACTCCAAGAGCTTCATCGCGCTGGATGGCGCAGACCACCTGCTCAGCCGGCGTGAGGACGGCCTGTACGCGGCCGAGGTGATCGCCGCCTGGGCGTCCCGCTACGTGGCGGAGCTCGGCGACCGGCCCGAGCGTCCGGGGGAGACGGCGCAGGGGACCGTGGTGGTGGAGGAGACCCGGGAGAGCCGCTATGCCCAGGCCGTGAGCCTGGGGCGCCACGTGCTCACTTCGGACGAGCCGGAGGCTGCCGGCGGCGCGGACCTCGGTCCCTCCCCGTATGACCTCCTGCTCGCCGCCTTGGGCAGCTGCACGTCCATGACGCTCAGGATGTACGCCGAGCACAAGGGCCTGCCGCTGGAGAGCGTGCGCGTCACGCTCAACCACGCCAAAGTCCACGCCAAGGACTGCCGGGACTGCGAATCCAAGACCGGAAAGATCGATCGCATCACGCGCACCATCGAAGTGACGGGAGAGCTCACGGACGCCCAGCGGCAGCGGCTCCTGGAAATTGCCGACCGCTGCCCCGTGCATCGCACGCTGCACTCGGAAGTGAAAATAGACTCCAGGCTGGCCCAGTGA
- a CDS encoding enoyl-CoA hydratase/isomerase family protein, translating to MKELILNAPGKNALSTDLMRSVLDDLKRAGGAPLLVTGAGDAFSAGLNLKEVLSLTASTAPTFLALLEDMVEALYCYEGPMVALVNGHAIAGGCVVALCADHRVMKSGTRARIGLNETAIGLPFPPRVLALAEARLPRQQRERILLGGELYDAESALTLGLVDEVAEDASSVAGERLAALATRPPQAYAVNKLALRKGRLAANGGAKALFDRVGLPLWYSDSVKDIIRGLLS from the coding sequence ATGAAAGAGTTGATCCTCAACGCTCCCGGCAAGAACGCCCTCAGCACCGATCTGATGCGATCCGTGTTGGACGACCTGAAACGAGCCGGCGGTGCGCCCCTGCTCGTGACCGGCGCGGGCGACGCCTTCAGTGCCGGGCTCAACCTGAAGGAAGTGCTCTCCCTCACCGCCAGCACGGCACCGACGTTCTTGGCGCTGCTGGAAGACATGGTGGAAGCGCTGTACTGCTACGAAGGCCCCATGGTCGCGCTGGTGAACGGCCACGCCATCGCCGGCGGCTGTGTCGTGGCCCTGTGCGCGGACCATCGCGTGATGAAGAGCGGCACTCGCGCGCGCATCGGCCTGAACGAAACGGCCATCGGCCTTCCCTTCCCGCCCCGGGTGCTGGCGTTGGCGGAGGCGCGGCTTCCCCGGCAACAGCGGGAGCGCATTCTGCTCGGCGGCGAGCTGTACGACGCCGAGAGCGCGCTCACGCTCGGCCTGGTGGACGAAGTGGCGGAAGACGCGAGCTCCGTCGCAGGTGAGCGACTGGCGGCACTGGCGACACGTCCGCCTCAGGCCTACGCCGTCAACAAGCTCGCCCTGCGCAAGGGCAGGCTCGCGGCGAACGGTGGTGCCAAGGCGCTGTTCGACCGGGTCGGACTACCGCTGTGGTACAGCGATTCGGTGAAAGACATCATCCGCGGTCTCTTGTCATGA